From the genome of Patagioenas fasciata isolate bPatFas1 chromosome 17, bPatFas1.hap1, whole genome shotgun sequence, one region includes:
- the ISCU gene encoding iron-sulfur cluster assembly enzyme ISCU, with the protein MAALRAAGAALLLRPGRGEAAAARLGYHKKVVDHYENPRNVGSLDRNAKNVGTGLVGAPACGDVMKLQVEVDENGKIVDARFKTFGCGSAIASSSLATEWVKGKTVDEALQIKNTDIAKELCLPPVKLHCSMLAEDAIKAALADYKLKQDPNKEELEKKANNA; encoded by the exons ATGGCGGCGCtgagggcggcgggggcggcgctgctgctgcggcccgggcggggggaggcggcggcggccagGCTGGGCTACCACAAGAAG GTGGTGGATCACTACGAGAACCCGCGCAATGTCGGCTCTCTGGACCGCAACGCCAAGAACGTGGGGACGGGCCTGGTGGGGGCTCCGGCCTGCGGCGACGTCATGAAGCTACAG GTGGAAGTGGATGAGAACGGGAAAATCGTCGATGCCCGTTTCAAAACCTTTGGCTGCGGGTCAGCGATCGCCTCGAGTTCACTGGCGACAGAGTGGGTGAAAGGGAAAACG GTTGATGAAGCGTTGCAAATCAAGAACACGGATATCGCTAAAGAGCTCTGCCTTCCCCCTGTCAAACTGCACTGCTCGA TGCTGGCTGAAGACGCAATCAAGGCTGCCTTGGCTGATTACAAGCTGAAACAGGACCCGAATAAAGAGGAATTGGAGAAGAAAGCCAACAATGCCTAA
- the SELPLG gene encoding P-selectin glycoprotein ligand 1, protein MALDRAVLVLLVLSSLRVCGAEPPPGPPQGLQWVWGVAGQARAEPPRLSRSRRDDGGQQPGTATPEHDPAGTAMPKNIETDSPEPDLLLGSVPPPGTNASLHQAPAVTTTADPLDETDSPEPDLLLSSAPSTNASLHWALTVPTSADPQDETDSPEPDLMLSSAPAPSTNASLHWAHVVPSTADPLDETDSPEPDLMLSSAPAPSTNTSLYRALMVPTTADAQDETDSPDPDLLLSSVPPAEPATQTAPQKGVTTVPSWLTPPGEDGTMASSTHSSSSVTPSAPVPTTGSKKARAPPGPTHSAPWDMEPWEPSRVVGKCLLAILLLGLVAAIFLLSTGVLGALLWRRTRTAQRQLSHTEMVCISSLLPDGEVAANGPRPGPARRPKLLLDGGSEADGDNLTLSSFLPEHT, encoded by the coding sequence ATGGCGCTGGACCGGGCCGTGCTGGTTCTGCTGGTACTGAGCAGCCTGCGGGTGTGTGGGGCTGAGCCCCCTCCAgggccaccccagggcctgcagtGGGTCTGGGGGGTGGCTGGGCAGGCACGGGCTGAGCCCCCCCGGCTCTCCCGCAGCAGGAGGGACGATGGGGGGCAGCAGCCTGGCACCGCCACACCAGAGCACGACCCAGCTGGCACTGCCATGCCCAAGAATATTGAGACCGATTCCCCTGAGCCcgacctgctgctgggctctgtgcCACCCCCCGGCACCAACGCCAGCCTGCACCAGGCACCCGCAGTGACAACCACGGCCGATCCGCTGGATGAGACCGATTCTCCTGAGCCCGACCTGCTGCTGAGCTCAGCACCCAGCACCAACGCCAGCCTGCACTGGGCTCTCACGGTGCCAACCTCAGCTGATCCACAGGATGAGACCGATTCTCCTGAGCCTGACCTAATGCTGAGCTCAgcaccagcacccagcaccaACGCCAGCCTGCACTGGGCACATGTTGTGCCAAGCACAGCTGATCCCCTGGACGAGACCGATTCTCCTGAACCTGACCTAATGCTGAGCTCAGCACCAGCACCCAGTACCAACACCAGCCTGTACCGGGCTCTCATGGTGCCGACCACAGCTGATGCACAGGATGAGACAGATTCTCCTGATCCTGATCtgctgctgagctctgtgccACCGGCAGAGCCCGCCACACAGACAGCACCCCAAAAGGGCGTCACCACTGTCCCCAGCTGGCTCACACCACCCGGTGAGGATGGAACCATGGCCAGCAGCACGCACAGCAGCTCCTCGGTGactccctcagctcctgtcccCACCACGGGTTCCAAGAAAGCCAGGGCTCCCCCTGGCCCAACACATTCAGCCCCTTGGGACATGGAGCCCTGGGAGCCCAGCCGGGTGGTGGGCAAGtgcctgctggccatcctgctgctggggctggtggcCGCCATCTTCCTGCTGAGCACAGGGGTGCTGGGGGCCCTGCTGTGGCGGCGGACGCGGACGGCCCAGCGCCAACTCAGCCACACCGAGATGGTTTGCATCTCCTCCCTGCTGCCCGATGGCGAGGTGGCCGCCAATGGCCCCCGGCCTGGCCCGGCCCGCCGGCCAAAGCTGCTGCTCGACGGCGGCTCCGAAGCCGATGGGGACAACCTGACGCTCAGCAGCTTCTTGCCAGAGCACACCTGA
- the TMEM119 gene encoding transmembrane protein 119 isoform X1, protein MEGALGEMAATPAMVAWLLLLLAAAPVLAAAPRHAAVLPDIGGSGDAEEVSAEPPARYVTPGTGPTLGDAAGTTVTNSSAPGGLLDGLVDFFKEYMLLVVVVGSLAFVLLFIVCAAVIVRQKHKASAYYPSSFPKKKYVDERDKVGGPRAFDEVPDGPPGGGEPVAIGRQLEADIRAAAHNLRSPPKAGEQKAPREEEEEEGSKKLGDEQPVEPSPQNPGAEEAAGSRGAGGEGDPNAAQDGSPDPHSV, encoded by the exons ATGGAAG GAGCTCTGGGGGAGATGGCGGCGACACCGGCGATGGTGGCgtggctcctgctgctgctggcggcaGCCCCGGTGCTGGCGGCAGCGCCCCGGCATGCTGCGGTGCTGCCCGACATTGGGGGCAGCGGGGACGCCGAGGAGGTCTCAGCTGAGCCACCCGCCCGCTATGTGACACCGGGGACCGGCCCGACGCTGGGGGACGCGGCGGGGACCACGGTGACCAACAGCTCGGCGCCGGGCGGATTGTTGGATGGGCTGGTGGACTTCTTCAAGGAATACatgctgctggtggtggtggtgggctcGCTGGCCTTCGTCCTCCTCTTCATTGTCTGCGCCGCTGTCATCGTGAGGCAGAAGCACAAGGCATCCGCCTACtacccctcctccttccccaagaAGAAGTATGTGGACGAGCGGGACAAGGTGGGGGGGCCCCGGGCTTTCGACGAGGTGCCGGACGGACCCCCCGGCGGCGGGGAGCCCGTGGCCATCGGCCGGCAGCTGGAGGCCGATATCCGCGCTGCCGCCCACAACCTCAGATCACCCCCCAAGGCTGGGGAGCAGAAAGCCCcccgtgaggaagaggaggaggaaggaagcaagAAGCTGGGTGATGAGCAACCCGTCGAGCCCTCTCCCCAGAATCCAGGCGCTGAGGAAGCGGCGGGTTCAAGAGGAGCAGGGGGTGAGGGGGACCCCAATGCAGCGCAGGATGGATCCCCAGACCCCCACAGTGTCTAG
- the SART3 gene encoding squamous cell carcinoma antigen recognized by T-cells 3, with protein MAATGAEAAAVAAEEEKRLPEDDPESGGDSEDEGDSDSSGDGEDEEKENEAEIQRLEEQLSINAFDYNCHLDLIKLLRQEGELVKLRRARQKMSELFPLTEEIWLDWLKDEIKMASESSEREKVYELFERAVKDYICPEIWLEYAQYSIGGIGQEGGIEKVRSIFERALTAVGLHVTKGAALWEAYREFENAILETTQPAPGSVPSPEQQQVLCSQLERIHTLFRRQLGIPLLDMEASYAEYEEWSEDPIPETTIKNYKKALQQLEKYKPYEEALLGAETPKLAEYQAYIDFEMKAGDPARIQLIYERALAENCLVPDLWARYNQYLDRQLKVKELVLSAHDRAVRNCPWTVGLWIRYLLAMERHRVDHGIISEMFEKALNAGFIQATDYVEIWQAYLDYLRRRVDFTQDSSKELEELRSAFARAVEYLKQEVEERFSESGDPSCTIMQNWARVEARLCNNMQKARELWDNIMTKGNAKYANMWLEYYNLERAHGDTQHCRKALHRAVQCTSDYPEHVCEVLLTLERIEGTLEDWDAAVQKTENRLARVNEQRAKAAEKEAALAKQEEEKAEQRKQVRAEKKASKKAKKRIGDKRKADDDDEGEWGQDEEEQPSKRHKGDGDGELPEEDMEVETGLFGRSGSEKPDHSANLKEKASTSRKDTPKVFHDSSKDSVTVFVSNLSYTMADPEAKLKELFESCGEVAQIRPVFSNKGTFRGYCYIEFKEEKSALQALGLDRRVVEGRPMFVSPCVDKNKNPDFKVFRYSTTLEKHKLFISGLPFSCTKEELEEVCKAHGNVKDIRLVTNRAGKPKGLAYVEFENEAQASQAVLKMDGLTVKEHVIKVAISNPPLRKLPDKPEAGRAPQFAVPRQVYGARGKGRTQLSMMPRALQRQSNPVAKAENGMVQNSPATSSQPPEEPKKMSNADFAKMLLKK; from the exons ATGGCGGCGACGGGAGCCGAGGCGGCTGCGGTGGCGGCGGAGGAGGAGAAGCGGCTGCCGGAGGACGACCCCGAGTCAGGGGGCGACTCAGAGGATGAGGGCGACTCGGACTCGTCTGGCGACGGCGAAGATGAGGAGAAGGAGAACGAGGCTGAAATCCAGCGGCTGGAGGAGCAG ctttccatCAATGCTTTTGACTATAACTGTCACTTGGATCTGATAAAGCTGCTGCGCCAGGAGGGAGAGCTGGTGAAGCTCCGCCGAGCTCGGCAGAAGATGAGTGAGCTCTTCCCACTCACCGAAG AAATTTGGCTGGACTGGTTGAAGGATGAGATAAAAATGGCCTCTGAAAGCTCTGAGCGAGAGAAAGTTTATGAGCTGTTTGAAAGAGCTGTGAAAGACTACATCT GTCCTGAAATTTGGTTGGAATATGCCCAGTACTCAATTGGTGGCATTGGTCAGGAAGGAGGAATTGAGAAGGTTCGCTCCATATTCGAGAGAGCACTGACTGCGGTTGGGCTGCACGTGACGAAAGGAGCAGCTTTGTGGGAAGCGTACCGGGAGTTTGAGAACGCCATCCTGGAAACGACACAG CCGGCTCCTGGCAGCGTTCCGTCACCTGAGCAGCAGCAGGTGCTCTGCAGCCAGCTTGAGAGGATCCATACACTGTTCCGGCGCCAGCTGGGGATCCCACTCTTAG ATATGGAGGCTTCATATGCTGAGTATGAGGAGTGGTCAGAAGATCCGATACCAGAAACAACAATAAAGAATTACAAAAAAGCTCTACAGCAGTTGGAGAAGTATAAACCATATGAAGAGGCACTG CTGGGTGCTGAAACACCAAAGCTGGCGGAATATCAAGCTTACATTGATTTTGAGATGAAAGCAGGTGACCCCGCTCGCATTCAGTTGATCTATGAGAGGGCTTTGGCTGAGAACTGCCTTGTGCCAGATCTTTGGGCACGTTACAATCAGTATTTG GACCGGCAGCTGAAAGTGAAAGAGTTGGTCTTGTCTGCTCATGACCGTGCTGTTAGGAACTGTCCCTGGACGGTCGGGCTGTGGATTCGATACCTTTTGGCGATGGAGAGGCACAGGGTGGACCACGGCATTATTTCTG aaatgtttgAAAAAGCTCTGAATGCAGGTTTTATTCAGGCAACGGACTATGTAGAAATCTGGCAGGCGTATCTGGATTACCTGAGGAGACGGGTGGATTTTACACAAG ACTCGAGTAAAGAACTGGAGGAGCTGCGGTCTGCATTCGCGCGTGCTGTGGAGTATTTGAAACAAGAAGTAGAAGAGC GATTCAGTGAAAGCGGAGATCCATCCTGCACCATCATGCAGAACTGGGCGAGAGTTGAG GCTCGCTTGTGCAACAACATGCAGAAAGCCAGAGAGCTCTGGGACAACATAATGACAAAAGGAAATGCCAAATATGCTAATATGTGGCTGGAGTATTATAACCTAGAAAG GGCGCACGGGGACACGCAGCACTGCAGGAAGGCCTTGCACCGCGCCGTGCAGTGCACCAGCGACTACCCGGAGCACGTCTGCGAGGTGCTGCTCACGCTGGAGAGAATCGAAG GAACACTGGAGGACTGGGATGCAGCAgttcaaaaaacagaaaacagattaGCTCGAGTTAATGAACAAAGAGCAAAG GCTGCTGAGAAAGAAGCTGCTCTGGcaaagcaggaggaggagaaagctgaACAACGAAAGCAGGTGCGGGCAGAAAAGAAAGCTTCCAAAAAGGCTAAAAAAAGGATTGGAGACAAGCGCAAagcagatgatgatgatgagggtgAATGGGGACAAGATGAAGAAG AGCAGCCCAGCAAGAGACACAAGGGTGATGGTGATGGGGAACTTCCTGAAGAAGACATGGAGGTGGAAACCGGGTTGTTTGGCAGAAGCGGATCTGAAAAGCCAGATCACTCAGCAAACCTGAAGGAAAAGGCATCTACCAGTCGAAAAGACACCCCCAAGGTTTTCCATGACAGCAGTAAAGACAGCGTCACCGTCTTTGTCAGCAACCTTTCCTACACTATGGCAGATCCCGAAGCGAAGCTGAAAGAGCTTTTTGAGAGCTGTGGGGAGGTGGCACAAATCCGGCCGGTCTTCAGCAACAAGGGGACTTTCCGGGGCTACTGCTACATAGAattcaaggaagaaaaatctgCTCTGCAAGCTCTTGGTTTGGACCGTAGAGTTGTGGAGGGAAGACCAATGTTTGTTTCTCCCTGTGTTGACAAGAACAAGAATCCAGACTTTAAG GTGTTCAGGTATAGCACTACACTGGAGAAACATAAACTGTTTATTTCGGGTTTGCCGTTTTCCTGCACTAAGGAAGAGCTGGAAGAAGTGTGTAAAGCACATGGGAATGTGAAAGACATTCGGCTGGTCACCAACCGAGCTGGAAAACCCAAG GGCCTGGCCTATGTGGAGTTTGAAAACGAAGCTCAGGCCTCGCAGGCTGTGCTGAAAATGGATGGTCTGACAGTCAAGGAACACGTCATCAAGGTGGCCATCAGTAACCCTCCTCTCCGAAAGCTGCCGGACAAGCCCGAGGCCGGCAGGGCCCCGCAGTTCGCGGTGCCGCGACAGGTTTACGGAGC gcgagggaagggaaggacacaACTTTCCATGATGCCTCGTGCGTTACAGCGGCAGAGCAATCCCGTGGCCAAGGCTGAGAATGGGATGGTCCAGAACTCACCAGCAACTTCATCCCAACCCCCTGAGGAGCCGAAGAAGATGTCCAATGCTGATTTTGCCAAGATGCTACTGAAAAAGTGA
- the TMEM119 gene encoding transmembrane protein 119 isoform X2: MAATPAMVAWLLLLLAAAPVLAAAPRHAAVLPDIGGSGDAEEVSAEPPARYVTPGTGPTLGDAAGTTVTNSSAPGGLLDGLVDFFKEYMLLVVVVGSLAFVLLFIVCAAVIVRQKHKASAYYPSSFPKKKYVDERDKVGGPRAFDEVPDGPPGGGEPVAIGRQLEADIRAAAHNLRSPPKAGEQKAPREEEEEEGSKKLGDEQPVEPSPQNPGAEEAAGSRGAGGEGDPNAAQDGSPDPHSV; encoded by the coding sequence ATGGCGGCGACACCGGCGATGGTGGCgtggctcctgctgctgctggcggcaGCCCCGGTGCTGGCGGCAGCGCCCCGGCATGCTGCGGTGCTGCCCGACATTGGGGGCAGCGGGGACGCCGAGGAGGTCTCAGCTGAGCCACCCGCCCGCTATGTGACACCGGGGACCGGCCCGACGCTGGGGGACGCGGCGGGGACCACGGTGACCAACAGCTCGGCGCCGGGCGGATTGTTGGATGGGCTGGTGGACTTCTTCAAGGAATACatgctgctggtggtggtggtgggctcGCTGGCCTTCGTCCTCCTCTTCATTGTCTGCGCCGCTGTCATCGTGAGGCAGAAGCACAAGGCATCCGCCTACtacccctcctccttccccaagaAGAAGTATGTGGACGAGCGGGACAAGGTGGGGGGGCCCCGGGCTTTCGACGAGGTGCCGGACGGACCCCCCGGCGGCGGGGAGCCCGTGGCCATCGGCCGGCAGCTGGAGGCCGATATCCGCGCTGCCGCCCACAACCTCAGATCACCCCCCAAGGCTGGGGAGCAGAAAGCCCcccgtgaggaagaggaggaggaaggaagcaagAAGCTGGGTGATGAGCAACCCGTCGAGCCCTCTCCCCAGAATCCAGGCGCTGAGGAAGCGGCGGGTTCAAGAGGAGCAGGGGGTGAGGGGGACCCCAATGCAGCGCAGGATGGATCCCCAGACCCCCACAGTGTCTAG